Within the Acinonyx jubatus isolate Ajub_Pintada_27869175 chromosome E4, VMU_Ajub_asm_v1.0, whole genome shotgun sequence genome, the region CGCCTTCTcaatttctcattctctttttcctttatatataatatatgtatttatatacatacactataTATGCGTTTTTGTATGTATTGTGCACATATGTACGCAAAAAGTTGTGGAAGTTGTCCTAATATCTCCTATTTTCTTTGCATGTGAAGACTTTCAGTTTCCCAGACTCATTATTATGAGATTTTTTCAGTGTGTTTCAACGTCCCTCTATGGATTTAGGACATTGCACCTGCCAATTTCTATTCCAGAGACGGATTCGATTGttacatttctgtggttttatCTCTCAGGAAGGTGTTTTCCAAATGACTTCCAGAAATATATTTGAGGATAGCTATGCTTTTGTTcatattgttgtttttttcaccCAGAATAACTCTGACCTTTATATTCATGCCCAGATGCTATTtgaacagttatttattttgtcttctctgtATCTGTGGTTGTAAACATCTCACTTCCTCAACATTTAAAGAACCAGTTATCCTCACCAGTAAAAGGAGGAGGAAGCCTAGGGAAGTTTTTGCCGGCCTAACCAGCTTGTTTTAAACTCAACATGAGGGATGAGAGGCAATGTGATTGGGTGGGAATAGTGTTGGCTTTAGAATCAGATATATCAGAGTTCAAGTTCTAGGTGACCATGTAACTTATTATCCAAATCAGGACACTTCGGAGAGTGAAAGAGGTCAGTATGAATAATTTATAggtaacacatatttatttaggtATTATAGGTAACACAATTTATCTGTAATACATATATCCTGGAACCATTAACTAACCAGGTATTCTTGAGCTAGTTATTAAAATCTCTGTGTTTCAGCTGCCTTATCTCTCAAAAGGGGCTACTAATACCCTCCTGGTAACAGTTTCATAAACATTAGAGATAACATATGACTGAGTGTCCAGCACAGAGATAcagagatgctcaataaatgtcaactaGTCATCATTTTAGCTGCAGCCTCAGTTGAGCTGTGGCCGCTCTCCGCACCACAACTCCCCAACCCCACTACTGCCCGAATATCACCCTCTTTATGCAAAGCCATTACCTTTGCCTCATTTTCAAAAGTGTATTTATCTTCTCAGTCTGGTGAAGAATGAAGTGGCATGATCAAGGTCACATCAGAGATCAGGCAAAGATCACCTGGACCCATTGCTAACCATCATCCCCAACCTTTTCCAATTGATAAAATTCTCCCTGACCAAATGGCTTTGTCCTCCTCATTAGACCCCTTCCTTTCTGTAAAGTGGTTTGGCCATGTTTACCCTAGTATtgtataattttagatttaccaAGCTGTGCAGGGAGATGTGGGGAAGGGTATTCTAGAGATGCCACCTGCAACTGTGATTATAACTGTCAACACTACATGGAGTGCTGCCCTGATTTCAAGAAAGTCTGCACTGTGGGTAAGTCCTGACAGCTAGTGTCTCCCCTGCCAAGCAGCACTGTTCTGTGAGTCCCCTTGCAGCCCCTTCCAGTGCTGTTTCCACACTACTGCGCTTCTTTTTGCTTAAATGCCTTTCCCTTCCTTGCATAAATGTTGCAGCGTGCTGTACCTAAGGATGGTGTCAAAGCTCATGACtcttgggggagggaagaggaggggagcctgggactCTGACAGGTGCACAAGGTTATTGACTAGTCCAAGTAAAATATCTTGTTGTAAATAGAGAATGCTGTGACTCAGGAGTCATCAAGTAAATAGTAATGAGTACTATTCACTTACCAATCAGAGATATAACTGCTTAGTGATGGGGTTCTTCCATAGCTTCATCAAAAGAATCCATGGATATAAAATAATCTTATCTACTGTTTGACTGTTTGATATAAACATGTTTCTAAATTGTCTGAAAAAAGTCACTTTAAGTACGAAGCATTAGTGTCTTATGAGGAATGTCAGTTAAAACccaaaggttttaaattttaaatgatgggTGGTATTTCACCTGAATGCATTTTTAGATCATTTTGTTAACACGGGCATTTCATATCCAATTTatgaaaattatcattaaaagtGGTTCAAAGTTATGTTTACTTTAGAATTTGTATGTGAAGTTGATAAATATACTGCTGTACAATTATGTGTTGTTGAAGGTGATAATTTCAAAGAGGCTTTGGTAAAGTTATTGTGTCTCTAACCAAGGCTTATTTTGAAATGAGCAAGTATAATCCATGCCACGGGATTAGGCTGAAATCTTTCAACGCCACATGTTGCCCAGTTCATCATAATAAAAGTCTCTGCATTATAAATGATTTCTGAGCCTAAACAGTGACCCATCTATATTATGCCAGCTCTTTGGAATATTGTAGGATCTGAACATTCACTTAAAAAGCATCTATTACAAAGCAGTGGTGTGACATGGAGAGGATGGGGGGATTTCATATGAAGGGTTCCCACTTTTCCATTGTCCGTATGTGAAATGATTCAGCACTGGGGTGTCTCTTAGAGTCTTGAAAGGCAAGAGAAGCTTCCCTGAGGCACCATATTTCCTTCCTGACTTCTCCACTTAGAAAActgtgtattttccaaatttcaaataaaagacTCAGAAATGCACTTTTGGAACTCTAGGCAGCTATAAGGTGGGAAATGGCTATCAGTACATGGGTGTGGCTGCATAATCAGTaatctatgttttgttttgctctggaTAGAGCTTTCCTGTAAAGGCCGCTGCTTCGAGTCCTTTGCAAGAGGGAGGGAGTGCGACTGTGACTCGGAATGTAAGAAGTATGGCAAGTGCTGTTCCGATTATGAGAATTTTTGTGGAAAAGGTAAGCATCGTGGTATCAGTCAGCGCCTCTCAGTACAGCCCGATCTATGCACCTACCTTAGCTTTGCTGATAATGTCCAATATGCACTCCACCCAAGGACTTGATTTTACTAGCACAAGCCATTTCATATTAATTTTGCTTCACCAAGATGAATTGATGAAGGAAAGCCTCTTCCAACAGCACTGCCTGGTTCTGCCAGTCTCCAGGAGCTCCAGAGATCGCTGGTTGAGGAATAGAGAGAACAGGGGCTGAGTGCACATACTTTTTCCTCAGGTGTGGTTCAATTTCAGGTGCAATTAACAGTAACCAGCTCATTCCAGGATTTCTTGTTTCACCCTAACAGTGCTGACCCCACAAAGTCAGCAGTCCTTTGAGTTAGCTGTGCTTTTGGCTTCAGAGTTTTTGAGTGTATATTGAAGGACAGAATGACACAGCTTCTCTAAACTAGTAAATTTAGGAGTTTGATTAAAGACACTAAAGTTATAGGCAAACCTACCGAGAAGTTGTCAACTGTCTGTTGTATGTCCCTTCTCATCTCTGGAGCCCATGGTCATCTCTATCTAAATCCCTGTGTGTGACAGAGTCAATAAAAAGGGATATTGCTCCATTTTAAAATCCTCCTCTCTGGTTATAGGTCCTGGAGAACTAATCTGAGAGTATAATAAAACTTCAGATTTtccaaaacagtttaaaaaagacttaaataatgAATTCCTTTCTTTACCAAATGTTTATTCTTAAATTATACTTTGTTGAAACAATGATATTTGTGAaggtaaaagtgaaaataagcatTGCTTGCATAATCTTATTCTATTTAAACAAGACTGTACGTCCTGCTTCTTTTGAACAGTGGAGAAATAAGGTAAAAAACTGTTTATCAGCATAGTTGAGGGATATTTCTTAACTGGTCAATGTTTTCATTGGAAAGCAGTCCAAAAATGATGGAGACAACACCCTCATAATCAAAAACTGAGTGTGGAGTTCCTGCAGCTTTCAGAAGGACCCATGATGAAggatacatatttattcattgcCCTGATAATGGTTTTGGCtgtgaaacaaaaaagaatttattttggaTGGAAGATGAGTGGGAAGGAAGGTTGGGTAGAGAGTGATGAAGCATTGAAAGAACGTGCTAAAGACCATACTACCGGGTGCTGGGTCAGATTACTTGAGGTTTAAGTAggactcaacaacaacaaatttgaTGAAGGTCATGCTTCATTTACAGAATTCACAAAGATAGTCAGGGTCTCAAGTGAAAATAATGGAACCACCCAGAGcttcaatacttcattttttacaAATAACAACTGAACCATCATACGACACACCTCTTAGTTGTTTCGGGATTGCTATAGACACGGCTGGTAGGCATCTATACATTTCAAAATCATAGCGTTTCAAGCGCTGAAAAAATGTGGGTGAAAAAACAGTCCAAGAGGTTGTTTGGCTCAAGATTATGAGCTAGTAGATGGCAGAACTGAGCTGTTtgggggaagacagaggaaggtgTGGGGTGGTCAGCTCACGGATACTGCACGGGCAGGAGTTTCTGGGATGTTTAGTCAGAGCAGCAGGATTTATCACAACTCCCTCTACCCAGAACATCTCGTCCTCTGCTTTCTTATCCTCTAGaagtccctttccttttcttctcgtTCCTAATGATCAAAACACATCCCTTGTCTTCTCTTCTAGACACAGAAAGGGTAGGAGGACGGGTGAGAAAAGGTTTCAAAGATACACACCAAACCATTAACAGTTGTTTAACTTGGGGAAGGGCAACACATTTCGAGAAAAGCATAATGTGAAGGTGTGAACTGTTTACAAGACTAAATATTCATGTACAGCTTTTGtaattagaaagaagaaaggtggattggcatcattttatttaaatgaatatgaaaacaggACAGATGTACttattatatttctctttgtgAGAGCACAAATACCTGTCATTCACATGCAGTAATTATTTTTACCATCATAGAAGATTGGCATAAGGTATGGAGTTgagttgagggtttttttttgttgttgttttgttttgttttaggagagagagagcgagaaagattgggagaatcttaagcaggctctatgcttaatgtggagcctgatgcaggtttcgatcctatgaccctgggatcatgccctgagctgaaatcaagagtcggactctcaactgactgagtcacccaggtgcccctagagtcaGGTATTTTTTAGGCAGAGAAACACCTTCAGAAATCATCTAGAATAAAATCAATACGCAgatctgaaaacaaaattcaagaagGGTTAgttcatttgcccaaggtcacaagggTAGAGATTTGCAGGGCTAGGGCTGGAATTCAGGTTTATATTTTATAGCAATGCTCCTCAGAATTAATCACTTTGTGGTAATTAGTGTTAGGCTAAGGGCCTGCCTACACTGGTTTTCACCAGCCTCTATTCTTGAAGCCAGATGTGTCCATGCCTTTCACAGTTAAGAGTTGCTGATGAACGTCAACAAGATGTTAACTGACTTGTCTCGCTTGGCCTCAGTGCATAATCCCCCATCACCATCTTCAAAGACTGTACCTCCAGCTCCAGGAGCATCTCAAACCATCAAATCAACAACCAAACGTTCACCCAAATCACCAAACAAGAAGAAGACTAAGAAAGTTATAGAATCAGAGGAAATAACAGAAGGTAGGAAGATGACAGATGTAATAAAAGGTTTTGAGATGGACTAAGCTGTAGGTGAACTACTTTTAAAAGACTCTTCATAGAAAAAGGGAATCATATGAGTCATGAAAGGCTTATTACACTTCTTAAAAAGTGTGTTTTAAGTCAAAGTTTAAGCCAAATTATAAACCCTCAGATATTTTTCTTACAACTGAACCCAGCATGGGTGTAGGTTACAATAATCAGAAGACAAAtctcattgggaaaaaaaaagcccagattTTCTGCAGAATAATTTGATTCTGTGAGACATGGGGAATTTGAGAGAAAGTAATATATATTGCTAGTATCTGTGATAAGCTTAGCTACCTGGCTTTTAACTGACAAATTTAAAGAGCAGTTGATCATATTActgataaattaaaaaagcagAACACGGACATTTGCAGAGCAGTCAACAACATTTCTCATTGTATTTGGACTGGCGTTTTTTGCTTTCAATTGCAGTTGGTGTGATCAacctttttatttgatttatagaacattctgtttctgaaaatcaagagtcttcttcctcctcttcctcttcctcttcaactATTCGGAAAGTCAAGTCTTCCAAAAATTCAGCTGCtaataaagaattaaagaagaaaccCAAAGGTTTGAGCATTGATAAAGATCAAAGACTATATCAAtgccatattaaaaataattctctaaaAGCAATGCGTGTTGGTAGAATGGTTTGAGGACATTTCAATACTTGGGGCATGTAtagatttgtaaaaataatttgtaaaaattattttagaagataCTAATGAGAACTTCCTATAGGAAACTAGTGCAGAGCAGCTAAGAAAGCACTCTTAAAACCAAGGATAAGAAGATGCTATAGCAGCAGCTCTGGAAACACAGGATGGCACCGGAGATGattatttatggtttttgattttcattcctGTCTacctatcatttttctttcttctccttcctctgtgttccttgtggtttttgctttcccttttatttttccttattttattttgcacacaTTTATATGCTGCTTTAAGTGTTTTAAAACGTTAATCCATTAAAGTCTCATACACATGTCTGGGAAAGGCAATATTATTAACCACGTTTTACagatcctttttattatttttctaataaattatgTCATatctggctgattttttttttttgtagtagaGACTGTCCCACAGAGTAGGCTATTACCTCctaaaaaaagattccttttgttctgtttttttttaatttcctgaaattCTAAAATACATTCTCTTTCTCCAGGAAATACTGAATTTTGGATACTGGAGTTTCAAAGAACTCTATTTCCTGGGTGGTTGTTATTTCCCCTGAAGCCTTTACTCTGGCAGAATAGCCAAATAGTCTTTGAATCATCCAGAGTCTTGCATACAATGCAAGTGCAATACATGTTAAATGGAACTCCTCTCAGGGATGAGCTCTTGATGTGCTCTTTGGGTAGCTGCTAGGAGAAATCCTGTTCAACAAGGTCTTTGGCTGCCATGGCATCCTAATCCCCTCTCTGTATCCCTGGGCTGCTGAGTTTAGGTgggcagaggaaagggaagagctAACAGCTGTGTGTATGGAAACAGATTAGTAGGGACCGCGGGAGTGACTGGAACAGACTCCTGGGGTGTAGTTGTAGAGGCTTCCGAGGCCAATTGGTACAGTTAATCTTGAAGATGTTGGAACTAGGTTTCCAGAAGGAAGAGTGCAGCGCTCAACAGTGTGAAGTAAAAGGAGTGGAGGAAGTGAGAGGCAAAGAACATTAATATAAAGAGATGAATTCGTGTAGTTGATCATGTTGGTAATTTCAAAGTTGCCACttgtttctatacattaatagTATAGACTTTTACTTGTGCTTTTTCATCCCTTCTCATCAATTCCCTAAAATAGCCCAATCAGATAAGTTAATCATTTCCCATTTTACAACAAATTAATGAATTACAGGTTAGCAATTTGCCTACAGATAAAGCAGTTTGATCAGCTATCAACACAGCTAGCTGGTAAGGACGAGCTCTTTAGGTCATTATGGAAAActattcaaaagtaaaaaatgtgcatattttttttctagtaaaagataacaagaaggaaaaaactcCTAAAAAGAAACCTAACCCTGAACCACCAGTTGTAGATGAAGATGGAAGTGGCCTGGACAATGGTGACGTCAAGCTCACCCCGACTCCTGACATTCCTACCGCCCAACGCAATAAAGTTACCACACCTCCCGAGATTACAACAGTCAAACCGACAAATCCAAAACCCAGTCTTCCACCTAATTCTGATACACCCAAAGAGACATCTTCAACAACGAGTGAGGAGACAGCAGTTGAAACTAAAGAGACTCCTATAACGAATAAACAGACttcaaatagagaaaaagagactACTTCACCTAAAGAGAAACAAAGTGCAGAGAAAACACCTGCTAAAGATTTTATACCCACATCCAAAGCTCCTAGTACATCTACACCAAAAGCTGAAACTACAACCAAATCTCCtgctcccaccaccaccaagaaacCTGTTCCCACTACCCCCAAGAAGCCTGCACCCACCACCAAAGAGcctgcacccaccacccccaagaAGCCTGCACCCACCACCAAAGAGcctgcacccaccacccccaagaAGCCTGCACCCACCACCAAAGAGcctgcacccaccacccccaagaAGCCTGCACCCACGACCAAAGAGCCTGGACCCACCACCCCCAAGAAGCCTGCACCCACCACCAAAGAGcctgcacccaccacccccaagaAGCCTGCACCCACCACCAAAGAGcctgcacccaccacccccaagaAGCCTGCACCCACGACGAAAGAGCCTGCACCCACTACCCCCAAGAAGCCTGCACCCACCACCAAAGAGcctgcacccaccacccccaagaAGCCTGCACCCACGACTAAAGAGCCTGCACCCACTACCCCCAAGAAGCCTGCACCCACCACCAAAGAGCCTACACCTACCAAGGAGTCTGCACCAATGGCCCCTACGGAGcctgcacccaccacccccaagaAGTCTGCTCCCACCACTCCTAAGGAGCCTGCATCCACTACCACCAAAGAACCTCCACCCACAGCCCCCACGGAGCCTGCACTCACCACTCCAAAGGAGCCTACACCCACTGCCCCCAAGGAGGctgcacccaccacccccaacaAGCCTGCTCCTACTACCACCAAGGAACCTGCACCCACAGCCCCCAAGGAGCCTGCACCTACCACCCCCAAGGAACCTGCACCCACAGCCCCCAAGGAGGctgcacccaccacccccaacaAGCCTGCTCCTACTACCACCAAGGAACCTGCACCCACAGCCCCCAAGGAGCCTGCACCTACCACCCCCAAGGAACCTGCACCCACAGCCCCCAAGGAGGctgcacccaccacccccaacaAGCCTGCTCCTACTACCACCAAGGAACCTGCACCCACAGCCCCCAAGGAGCCTGCACCTACCACCCCCAAGGAACCTGCACCCATGGCACCCACGGAGCCTGCACCCACCACTCCCAAGGAACCTGTACCCACAGCCCCCAAGGAACCTGCTCCCAGCATTCCCAAGGAGCCTGCACCCAGAGCCCCCAAGGAACCTGCTCCCAGCATTCCCAAGGAGCTTGCACCCATGGCTCCCGCGGAGCCTGCACCCACCACTCCCAAGGAGCCTGCACCCACAGCCCCCAAGGAACCTGCTCCCAGCATTCCCAAAGAACCTGCACCCACAGCCCCCAAGGAACCTGCTCCGAGCATTCCCAAGGAGCCTGCACCCATGGCCCCCAACAAGCCTGCTCCTATTACCACCAAGGAACCTGCACCCATGGCCCCCACAGAGCCTACACCTACCACCCCCAAGGAGCCTGCACCCACCGCCCCCAAGGAGCCTGAACCCACCACTCCCAAGGAGcctgcacccaccacccccaaggagcctgcacccaccacccccaaggAGCCTGCACCCACCGCTCCCAAGGAGcctgcacccaccacccccaaggagcctgcacccaccacccccaaggAGCCTGCACCCACCACTCCCAAGGAGCCTGCACCCACCACTCCCAAGGAGcctgcacccaccacccccaaggAGCCTGCACCCACCACTCCCAAGGAGcctgcacccaccacccccaaggAGCCTGCACCCACCACTCCCAAGGAGCCTGCACCCACAGCCCCCAAAGAACCTGCTCCCAGCATTCCCAAGGAGCCTGCACCCACAGCCCCCAAAGAACCTGCTCCCAGCATTCCCAAGGAGCCTGCACCCACAGCCCCCAAAGAACCTGCTCCCAGCATTCCGAAGGAGCCTGCACCCACAGTCCCCAAGGAGACtgctcccaccaccaccaaggagCCCATCCCCAAACTTCTCAAGGAGCCCACTCCAGCTTCTCTTGAGACACCTGCTCCAACCAACTCAGAGGGCTCTACTACAACCACCATGGAGCCTCCCACTACTCCCAAAAACCCTGCTGAATCAACTCCTGAGTTTCCCAAAGAACCCACACCAAAGGCTCTTGAAAACAGTCCCAAAGAACCTGTTATACCTGTAACTAAGGCTCCTGGAGTGACCACACCTGAAATCACTACAACAGCTAaagacaaaacaacagaaaaagacatACACATGACACCTGGAATTATGGCCGCTGTACCTACATCAACTCCGACAGAAGAAAAGACCACTGATTCCAAAACAAGAACAACCACACAAGTAACATCAGCCACATCATCCAAAAATACTCCTCAAGCCACAACTCTTGCACCCAAAGTAATGACTACAACAAAAAAGGCAACTACATCTGAAGAGACTATGAATAAACCCGAAGAAACCACAGCTGCGCCAAAAGACAGAGCTAATCCTAAAGTGTCAACTCCTAAATCCCAAAAGCCAACCAAAGCACCAAAAAAGCCCACTTCTACCAAAAAGCCAAACACGATACCTAAAGGGAGAAAACCAAAGACTACACCAACTCCCCCAAGGATGACTACATCGACAGTGCCCAAATTACACCCCACCTCTTCCACAAAAATCATTCTCCAAACTACCACCAGCCCCAACCAAACACCTAACTCAGAAATAGTTGAAGTAAAGCCAAATAAGGATGGAGATGCTGCAGGAGAAAAACCTCACGTGATCCTCAGGCCCCCTGTGTTAACTCCTATATTTATCCCAGGCACGGATATCTTAGTGAGAGGATCCAATCAAGACATTGCCATCAACTCCATGCTTTCAGGTAACAAGCATcagttactttgttttaaaattggtaatgttaaatttatttggaCCAGAATGCCAAGTCAGTATCACTCTATTGAAGTACATTATCTAGAATCCTGAACTTGTTAATTTGTGGAGTTTTACAGCTTCTCCATAGGTAAGCAGAGGAGTAATTGTAGTAAGGTTATTTGGTCTTTGGAAAATCATGTAATAACCTAGTGTGCTAGGAACTTAGTGCATCTGTGTCTATATGTAGACACAGTGTATAGAATGTCAAAAATACTTAAGTGGAAGTCTATCCTTAAAAGAGTATAACGCAAAGCAAAAACCTGCAATATTATTCTTTACCAAACCAAGTCTCAAAGGCAATCTGAACTCAAAAATGGAATTTTGTGTTGGGATCAAATATCCTATAATTATCTAATACATGTAGATAATGGGTAACCTGGCCTATTCCAATTcgtaacttatttttatatattactttttgAATAATGATCACTTTTAAGTAAAACAATTAtgaaatctctctcttctttttcatttttgaaatacacACACCTCCCACTAGTCCCTTCAAAGGCTGAGGAAAAGGTGAACAGAGGAAAACAACACTGTGGGAGGATTTGAAAAGAATGGGAACACTTTTCgcattttcttttatcttggcttaattttttgttttagatgaGACTAATTTATGCAACGGTAAGCCAGTAGATGGGCTGACTGCTTTGCGCAATGGAACATTAGTTGCATTTCGAGGTGAGCTATGCacgtatttctttttctgctcttcaTTTTGTTCTTGGCATTTGGGAGAACCAAAGAAAAGTGGAAGTTTGGGTTAAGCTTTCTGGAGGGAAACTGATTGATGAACGTACCTCACACAGTATTATGAGAACCTGAGAGTAATAACCAAAATGTAAGATTAACAAAATTGGACAtattgggagagacagacaaaaaaagaacttgaagagATACTACTAAGATTTTTCGTTCCATTAGAATGAAAAGGTAGTTCATAGTTTGATTTCGTGTCAAATGAAACATCAGGATTTGTATTACTTGCTctattttacttgaaaataacATCTTGATTGCGATGTTTTCTACAGTGCTACATTGTGTGTGAGTGTAACAGAGCAGCATTTACTTCCTGTTAATTCTCTGCTGTGCCTTCTGCTGGTCCAGTcctcttatattttaattaaatctgACCGGAAACAAATCATAGACTAGCACAGTAGAGGCTAAAGAGATTTTGGCAGTCATTGAATTATAACTCCTTGGTTCTAAAAGgtaaagagatggagagagaagtgACTTTCTGTTAAGTCACAAAGCCAGAAGTTTctagagaaactggaaaattaaAGTATTTCAAAGGCTTGAACTTCAGACTTGAGAAATCTCTACTCTCAGAAATGTTCAAATACTAACTATACTAGTCCTCATGGTATTGACTAAACTTGTcatgtaatgcttatttattcaatCTGTTCTTACGataaactaaatttttttcattttggtttctttattgGGATTCATTCAGCTTGTAGGCTGATAGATCACTTTC harbors:
- the PRG4 gene encoding proteoglycan 4 isoform X21, coding for MEWKILPMYLLLLSVFLIQQVSSQDLPSCAGRCGEGYSRDATCNCDYNCQHYMECCPDFKKVCTVELSCKGRCFESFARGRECDCDSECKKYGKCCSDYENFCGKVHNPPSPSSKTVPPAPGASQTIKSTTKRSPKSPNKKKTKKVIESEEITEEHSVSENQESSSSSSSSSSTIRKVKSSKNSAANKELKKKPKVKDNKKEKTPKKKPNPEPPVVDEDGSGLDNGDVKLTPTPDIPTAQRNKVTTPPEITTVKPTNPKPSLPPNSDTPKETSSTTSEETAVETKETPITNKQTSNREKETTSPKEKQSAEKTPAKDFIPTSKAPSTSTPKAETTTKSPAPTTTKKPVPTTPKKPAPTTKEPAPTTPKKPAPTTKEPAPTTPKKPAPTTKEPAPTTPKKPAPTTKEPGPTTPKKPAPTTKEPAPTTPKKPAPTTKEPAPTTPKKPAPTTKEPAPTTPKKPAPTTKEPAPTTPKKPAPTTKEPAPTTPKKPAPTTKEPTPTTPKKSAPTTPKEPASTTTKEPPPTAPTEPALTTPKEPTPTAPKEAAPTTPNKPAPTTTKEPAPTAPKEPAPTTPKEPAPTAPKEAAPTTPNKPAPTTTKEPAPTAPKEPAPTTPNKPAPTTTKEPAPTAPKEPAPTTPKEPAPMAPTEPAPTTPKEPVPTAPKEPAPSIPKEPAPRAPKEPAPSIPKELAPMAPAEPAPTTPKEPAPTAPKEPAPSIPKEPAPTAPKEPAPSIPKEPAPMAPTEPTPTTPKEPAPTTPKEPAPTTPKEPAPTTPKEPAPTTPKEPAPTTPKEPAPTAPKEPAPSIPKEPAPTAPKEPAPSIPKEPAPTAPKEPAPSIPKEPAPTVPKETAPTTTKEPIPKLLKEPTPASLETPAPTNSEGSTTTTMEPPTTPKNPAESTPEFPKEPTPKALENSPKEPVIPVTKAPGVTTPEITTTAKDKTTEKDIHMTPGIMAAVPTSTPTEEKTTDSKTRTTTQVTSATSSKNTPQATTLAPKVMTTTKKATTSEETMNKPEETTAAPKDRANPKVSTPKSQKPTKAPKKPTSTKKPNTIPKGRKPKTTPTPPRMTTSTVPKLHPTSSTKIILQTTTSPNQTPNSEIVEVKPNKDGDAAGEKPHVILRPPVLTPIFIPGTDILVRGSNQDIAINSMLSDETNLCNGKPVDGLTALRNGTLVAFRGHYFWMLSPFSPPSPARKITEVWGIPSPIDTVFTRCNCEGKTFFFKDSQYWRFTNDIKDAGYPKQIVKGFGGLNGKIVAALSIAKYKERPESVYFFKRGGGIQQYIYKQEPVRKCTGRRPAINYSVYGETTQVRRRRFERAIGPSQTHTIRIRYSPVRVSYQDKGFLHNEVKMSLYWRGFPNVVTSAIALPNTRKPDGYDYYAFSKDQYYNIDEPSRTARVITTRSGRTLSNVWYNCP
- the PRG4 gene encoding proteoglycan 4 isoform X8, coding for MEWKILPMYLLLLSVFLIQQVSSQDLPSCAGRCGEGYSRDATCNCDYNCQHYMECCPDFKKVCTVELSCKGRCFESFARGRECDCDSECKKYGKCCSDYENFCGKVHNPPSPSSKTVPPAPGASQTIKSTTKRSPKSPNKKKTKKVIESEEITEEHSVSENQESSSSSSSSSSTIRKVKSSKNSAANKELKKKPKVKDNKKEKTPKKKPNPEPPVVDEDGSGLDNGDVKLTPTPDIPTAQRNKVTTPPEITTVKPTNPKPSLPPNSDTPKETSSTTSEETAVETKETPITNKQTSNREKETTSPKEKQSAEKTPAKDFIPTSKAPSTSTPKAETTTKSPAPTTTKKPVPTTPKKPAPTTKEPAPTTPKKPAPTTKEPAPTTPKKPAPTTKEPAPTTPKKPAPTTKEPGPTTPKKPAPTTKEPAPTTPKKPAPTTKEPAPTTPKKPAPTTKEPAPTTPKKPAPTTKEPAPTTPKKPAPTTKEPAPTTPKKPAPTTKEPTPTTPKKSAPTTPKEPASTTTKEPPPTAPTEPALTTPKEPTPTAPKEAAPTTPNKPAPTTTKEPAPTAPKEPAPTTPKEPAPTAPKEAAPTTPNKPAPTTTKEPAPTAPKEPAPTTPNKPAPTTTKEPAPTAPKEPAPTTPKEPAPMAPTEPAPTTPKEPVPTAPKEPAPSIPKEPAPTTPKEPAPTAPKEPAPSIPKEPAPTAPKEPAPSIPKEPAPMAPNKPAPITTKEPAPMAPTEPTPTTPKEPAPTTPKEPAPTAPKEPAPTTPKEPAPTTPKEPAPTTPKEPAPTTPKEPAPTTPKEPAPTTPKEPAPTTPKEPAPTTPKEPAPTAPKEPAPSIPKEPAPTAPKEPAPSIPKEPAPTAPKEPAPSIPKEPAPTVPKETAPTTTKEPIPKLLKEPTPASLETPAPTNSEGSTTTTMEPPTTPKNPAESTPEFPKEPTPKALENSPKEPVIPVTKAPGVTTPEITTTAKDKTTEKDIHMTPGIMAAVPTSTPTEEKTTDSKTRTTTQVTSATSSKNTPQATTLAPKVMTTTKKATTSEETMNKPEETTAAPKDRANPKVSTPKSQKPTKAPKKPTSTKKPNTIPKGRKPKTTPTPPRMTTSTVPKLHPTSSTKIILQTTTSPNQTPNSEIVEVKPNKDGDAAGEKPHVILRPPVLTPIFIPGTDILVRGSNQDIAINSMLSDETNLCNGKPVDGLTALRNGTLVAFRGHYFWMLSPFSPPSPARKITEVWGIPSPIDTVFTRCNCEGKTFFFKDSQYWRFTNDIKDAGYPKQIVKGFGGLNGKIVAALSIAKYKERPESVYFFKRGGGIQQYIYKQEPVRKCTGRRPAINYSVYGETTQVRRRRFERAIGPSQTHTIRIRYSPVRVSYQDKGFLHNEVKMSLYWRGFPNVVTSAIALPNTRKPDGYDYYAFSKDQYYNIDEPSRTARVITTRSGRTLSNVWYNCP